The following are encoded together in the Daucus carota subsp. sativus chromosome 5, DH1 v3.0, whole genome shotgun sequence genome:
- the LOC108221153 gene encoding uncharacterized protein LOC108221153, with product MADKKETEVYLKLVIDRNKKKVVFAEANSDFVDILFSFLTLPMGTIVRILANRSDPSSRKANIGSFNNLYASVSNLDTMYFVTKECRDVLLSTRSSAEVQCRKLMINIDDVKPTQYFVCDLCIDKYKSGSYASLYVSTCSTVPCHHCQNFLKRAIDFDDDGESVFVAKTSSFVISDDLHVIPNNPTSTLGILKSCGIKDFAALEEINTLKLGSSEIFHLLECSFFSKNALSDFYFGKKLKSVEVPTIEPSLRTECTGGAKKITFKVYVQKSTNKILLAHCSEDFVNFLLSLLTVPLGKVISLFPGDHESLNIEHIHQSVTKLNVGEYLKSQQLKDMLLYPKLLSQYFCPSHIFPLEEQNSLYKYLKRTSTAGGRDFYSISLDSTQSYKYLSDISPISKIGGGFVRGPTKFMVTDDLVVTPLSSMSCFAYLQELKVPLNDIEEQEIHFGMNEAVNLLWASLTSTSALSNGLKFFILKNPKQETSVNKPSAERSGVKLEQGHF from the exons ATGGCGGATAAAAAAGAAACAGAAGTATATTTGAAGTTGGTCATAGACAGGAACAAGAAAAAAGTTGTTTTTGCTGAAGCAAATAGTGATTTCGTTGATATCTTGTTCAGTTTTCTCACATTGCCCATGGGGACGATTGTCAGAATCCTGGCTAACCGTTCTGATCCTTCCTCTCGAAAGGCGAATATTGGGAGTTTCAACAATTTGTACGCAAGTGTGAGTAATCTGGACACAATGTATTTTGTGACGAAGGAATGCAGAGATGTGTTACTCAGTACAAGGAGTTCTGCAGAAGTCCAGTGTCGAAAACTGATGATTAACATTGATGATGTGAAGCCTACTCAGTACTTCGTTTGTGATCTATGCATTGATAAATATAAATCTGGCAGCTATGCCTCCCTTTACGTGAGTACTTGCAGTACTGTACCATGCCATCATTGCCAGAACTTCTTGAAAAGGGCAATAGATTTTGATGATGACGGCGAAAGTGTTTTTGTTGCGAAGACTTCTTCTTTTGTTATTAGCGATGATTTGCATGTAATTCCTAACAATCCAACTTCAACACTTGGAATACTAAAAAGCTGTGGCATCAAAGATTTCGCAGCTCTAGAAGAGATCAATACATTAAAACTTGGTTCCAGCGAG ATCTTTCATCTGCTTGAGTGTTCTTTCTTTTCAAAGAATGCTTTATCGGATTTTTACTTTGGCAAGAAATTGAAGAGTGTTGAAGTTCCAACTATTGAACCTTCTCTTCGTACAGAGTGCACCGGTGGTGCCAAGAAGATCACTTTTAAAGTATATGTTCAGAAGTCGACGAACAAGATATTGTTGGCTCATTGTTCAGAGGATTTTGTTAACTTTCTTCTCAGTCTTCTCACTGTTCCTTTAGGAAAAGTGATCAGTCTGTTCCCCGGAGATCATGAATCCTTAAATATCGAACACATTCATCAGAGTGTGACAAAGTTAAATGTTGGGGAATACTTAAAATCGCAGCAACTGAAAGATATGCTACTTTATCCTAAATTGCTGTCACAATATTTTTGTCCCAGTCATATATTTCCTCTCGAGGAACAAAATAGTTTATACAAATATCTGAAACGAACAAGTACTGCAGGCGGACGTGATTTTTACTCTATATCTCTGGACTCTACACAATCTTATAAATATTTGTCAGACATAAGTCCTATATCAAAGATAGGAGGAGGATTTGTCAGAGGGCCAACAAAGTTTATGGTGACAGATGACTTGGTGGTTACACCATTATCTTCAATGTCTTGTTTCGCTTATCTTCAGGAACTTAAAGTGCCTCTTAATGATATTGAAGAGCAGGAGATTCACTTCGGCATGAATGAG GCTGTTAACTTGTTGTGGGCATCTCTGACATCGACATCAGCCTTGAGCAATGGCCTCAAGTTCTTTATCTTGAAAAATCCAAAGCAAGAGACTTCAGTAAACAAACCAAGTGCTGAGAGATCTGGTGTCAAGCTTGAACAAGGTCATTTCTAG